The Danio aesculapii chromosome 8, fDanAes4.1, whole genome shotgun sequence genome window below encodes:
- the gls2a gene encoding LOW QUALITY PROTEIN: glutaminase liver isoform, mitochondrial (The sequence of the model RefSeq protein was modified relative to this genomic sequence to represent the inferred CDS: inserted 1 base in 1 codon), with the protein MHCVKTLRATRPGVLLIRNAGKWERVAGSLGRKHSPARPLHTSASPGQHPRQQHVINETDAATYSKKVVSGLEDLLFYTITQGEEKISVARFLTALKSTGLQTSDPRLRDCMLQIHHAVQDSVGTAMMDQELFRKCVGSNIVLLTQAFQRKFIIPDFEAFTSLINHLYCDAQARQGGKVANYIPQLAKFNPDLWGVSLCTVDGQRHAVGDTNVPFCLQSCVKPLEYALAVHETGSEHVHRYVGKEPSGLKFNKLSLDEEEKPHNPMVNAGAIVISSLLKPGYNKAEKFDHMVDYLKRMAGREYVGFSNATFQSEKETGYRNYAIGYYLKEKKCFPNGADMTAALDFYFQLCSIEVTCESGSVMAATLANGGICPITGERVLSAEAVRNTLSLMHSCGMYDFSGQFAFHVGLPAKSGVSGAVLLVVPNIMGVMCWSPALDRVGNSIRGIHFCQEMVSLFNXHNYDNLRHFAKKLDPRRQTGHERNKSVVDLMFAAYSGDVSALRRIALSAVNMELTDYDIRTALHVASAEGHLEAVKFLTDTCKVNPFAKDRWGNTPLDDAMQFGHNAVAKALQEYQSIYTHTLLPEELSADTCPDSSIDADELKSMETLESLI; encoded by the exons ATGCATTGTGTTAAAACCTTACGGGCGACTAGACCTGGCGTTTTGCTCATCAGGAATGCTGGAAAATGGGAAAGAGTTGCGGGAAGTTTGGGGAGAAAACACTCACCTGCTCGACCGTTACACACGAGCGCATCACCAGGGCAACATCCTCGCCAGCAGCACGTGATCAATGAGACCGACGCCGCGACGTACAG TAAGAAGGTGGTTTCTGGGTTGGAGGACTTGTTGTTCTACACCATCACCCAGGGAGAGGAGAAAATCTCAGTGGCGCGTTTCCTGACA GCACTCAAAAGCACAGGTCTGCAGACGTCTGACCCCCGTCTGAGAGACTGCATGCTGCAGATCCACCACGCGGTGCAAGACTCTGTTGGAACAGCAATGATGGACCAAGAACTGTTCAGAAA ATGTGTTGGCAGTAATATAGTCCTCCTGACTCAAGCTTTCCAGAGGAAGTTCATCATTCCAGACTTTGAAGCATTTACCTCGCTCATAAACCATCTGTATTGTGACGCACAGGCTCGGCAAGGAGGGAAA gTAGCAAACTACATCCCTCAGCTGGCGAAGTTCAATCCAGATCTTTGGGGAGTTTCTCTGTGCACGGTGGATGGTCAGAG GCATGCAGTAGGAGACACGAATGTGCCGTTCTGCTTGCAGTCGTGTGTGAAGCCTCTGGAATATGCTCTAGCTGTGCACGAGACTGGGAGTGAACACGTGCACAGATATGTGGGGAAAGAACCCAGTGGCCTCAAATTCAACAAATTGTCTTTAGACGAAGAGG AGAAGCCCCATAATCCCATGGTGAATGCAGGAGCGATTGTAATCAGCTCTCTCTTAAAG CCTGGTTACAACAAGGCAGAGAAGTTTGACCAT ATGGTGGATTATCTGAAGAGAATGGCTGGCCGAGAATATGTTGGGTTCAGTAATGCCAC TTTCCAGTCAGAGAAAGAGACCGGTTACAGGAACTATGCAATTGGCTATTATCTCAAGGAGAAAAAA TGTTTTCCTAATGGAGCTGACATGACGGCAGCACTTGACTTCTACTTTCAG cTGTGCTCTATCGAGGTGACGTGTGAGTCAGGCAGTGTCATGGCAGCTACTCTAGCTAATGGAGGGATCTGTCCAATCACAGGCGAGCGAGTGCTCAGTGCAGAGGCAGTCCGAAACACTCTCAGTCTCATGCACTCCTGCGGCATGTACGACTTCTCAGGCCAGTTTGCCTTTCAC GTGGGCTTGCCTGCTAAATCTGGGGTTTCTGGTGCTGTCCTGCTTGTGGTTCCTAATATTATGGGTGTGATGTGTTGGTCTCCGGCTCTCGACCGTGTGGGAAACAGCATCCGAGGAATCCATTTTTGCCAG GAGATGGTCTCCCTCTTTA TTCACAACTATGACAATCTAAGACACTTTGCGAAGAAGTTGGACCCTCGCAGACAGACAGGCCACGAGAGG AACAAGTCTGTGGTGGATCTGATGTTTGCTGCGTACAGTGGGGATGTTTCAGCTCTCAGGAG AATCGCACTCTCTGCGGTAAACATGGAATTGACTGACTATGACATCCGTACTGCTCTACATGTGGCATCAGCAGAAG GGCATTTAGAAGCAGTCAAGTTTTTAACAGACACCTGCAAAGTCAACCCGTTTGCAAAGGACAG ATGGGGAAACACACCTCTTGATGATGCGATGCAGTTTGGGCACAACGCAGTGGCCAAGGCGCTCCAAGAGTATCagagcatttacacacacacactactgcccGAGGAGCTCAGCGCAGACACATGCCCCGATTCCTCCATTGATGCAGACGAACTGAAGAGCATGGAGACTCTGGAGAGTTTAATATGA
- the spryd4 gene encoding SPRY domain-containing protein 4: MAMSSGMAVFCRLTGRSLGAVLGHGRGKSLTARRWYITASSGNNVQFKLDERTAHSSLDLFKKDTGVIYRMLGVDPSLVQDTPLRFRDWAVVLADTPIESGRHYWEITVKKSHEFRVGVADESTSRDECVGTNSTSWVFAFVQRKWFAMIMGKQVPVPLVGKPDRVGLLLDYEAGRLSLVDTQKDEVVHTIKTQFRSAVCPAFALWDGELLTHSGLEIPAGLQ, translated from the exons ATGGCGATGTCCTCGGGCATGGCAGTCTTTTGCCGTCTGACAGGCAGATCCTTAGGGGCAGTGCTCGGTCACGGCCGTGGAAAAAGCCTCACAGCTCGGAGATGGTACATCACTGCCAGCTCAGGCAACA ATGTGCAGTTTAAGCTTGATGAGCGAACCGCTCACAGCAGCCTGGATCTTTTTAAGAAAGACACCGGTGTGATCTATCGAATGCTCGGTGTGGATCCGTCTCTGGTACAAGACACCCCTCTGCGTTTCCGGGACTGGGCCGTGGTCCTCGCCGACACCCCTATTGAATCAGGACGCCACTATTGGGAAATCACAGTTAAGAAGTCCCATGAATTCAGAGTTGGAGTGGCTGATGAGTCCACGTCCCGTGACGAATGCGTAGGCACCAATTCCACTTCCTGGGTGTTTGCATTCGTCCAGAGGAAGTGGTTTGCTATGATTATGGGGAAGCAGGTCCCGGTGCCGTTAGTTGGGAAACCGGATCGAGTCGGGCTCTTGCTGGACTACGAGGCGGGACGGCTCAGTCTGGTGGACACCCAGAAAGATGAAGTTGTGCACACCATAAAAACACAGTTCCGCTCGGCCGTCTGTCCTGCGTTTGCTCTCTGGGACGGGGAGTTACTCACACATTCGGGACTGGAGATCCCAGCCGGGCTTCAGTGA